GCCTTTTCGCCACAGCACATAGCTTCGTAATGAACGCTCGGCTTCATTGTTAGTGAGGGGGACGCCATCGTGACTGAGGAATACCCAGCACATCTCATCGTGTTTTAGCAGTAGCTTACACCGGTTCTGATAGCGGGGAGTCACACAACGCCTTGATGCCAGTTCAAGTTGTTCTCGCCAGGCGATACGCAGTTTTTCCATTCGGTCCCGGTATCGCTTTTCACTTAGCTTGTTACTTTCATACCGGTGTTGCAGCCGGAACAACAGGCGGATGAGCCTGACCAATACTGTACCGTAGATTTTATTCGTGCCCCAGCTTTCCGCCAGCGCATTCATATTTCTTAAGATATGCGCCCAACATAATTGACGATGGTCAGCATCAATATAGTGATAACCGGCATACTGGTCAGTCACAACAATGTTTTCTGGATTATCGCCCAGTAATTTCTTCGCTGCCCAGGCTCCGCGAGAGAAGTGCGTCATAAAGCATGATAATTCTGCTGTGCATACTTGCCACATCCAGCGGTTTTCATTGCCCCGCTGATGACGGGTTTCATCACAATGAACCACTGCCTCATTATGCATAGTCTCTTTAATATCCTGATAGGCAGGCGTCAGCACCGCACTGACGCGGCCTTGTGCTTCAGAGATAGCACCGCGACTGAACGATAAACCAAAGTTTTGCTCGAGCTGTTGCTGGATTTTACTGATACTCTGGTGAAACTGACCCGACTGCATCGCCACATACGCCAGCAGGTTATTGCCCATCTGCCCTTGATTCACGTTGTCGGGTAGTGTGGCTTTTACCGTTTTACTGCACTGACAACACTGGCCCTGATGCAACTGATGTTCGACTACAGAGAATGCCTGGCTGGGAATATCAAATACCTGATGCCGACGATAAGGGGAATCATTGATAGCAATGTCACCACCGCAAGCACAAGTATCGTCGGGATAATAGGTGCGCGTCTCATCAACGGTATCGGCCAGCATCCGCTTACTACCTTTATGG
This portion of the Saccharospirillaceae bacterium genome encodes:
- a CDS encoding IS66 family transposase, yielding MPRKKQPTKPPVATNLDDANELISTLWDRLNDLEDRLNQNSRNSSRPPSSNGPGASSSAPAKKPTGRKRGAQSGHKGSKRMLADTVDETRTYYPDDTCACGGDIAINDSPYRRHQVFDIPSQAFSVVEHQLHQGQCCQCSKTVKATLPDNVNQGQMGNNLLAYVAMQSGQFHQSISKIQQQLEQNFGLSFSRGAISEAQGRVSAVLTPAYQDIKETMHNEAVVHCDETRHQRGNENRWMWQVCTAELSCFMTHFSRGAWAAKKLLGDNPENIVVTDQYAGYHYIDADHRQLCWAHILRNMNALAESWGTNKIYGTVLVRLIRLLFRLQHRYESNKLSEKRYRDRMEKLRIAWREQLELASRRCVTPRYQNRCKLLLKHDEMCWVFLSHDGVPLTNNEAERSLRSYVLWRKGSYGVWSHRGELFRQRILTIVETCRKQKLNPLKWIRAILAATLNKTTYPLLNDFKAACQ